A genomic region of Dreissena polymorpha isolate Duluth1 chromosome 4, UMN_Dpol_1.0, whole genome shotgun sequence contains the following coding sequences:
- the LOC127876044 gene encoding probable bifunctional dTTP/UTP pyrophosphatase/methyltransferase protein, translating to MMLQPILNSLNSKCIVLASTSPRRKLLLENIGLKFKVIPSKFEENLSKESFCSPLDYVAETAKQKTLDVVHRLYSSEVPPPDLIIGADTIVTLGNEIFEKPNSREHAVEVLTRLSGSSHEVITSVVLVTQSPAEPKYSIVQFHSQTEVVMGDLSQRVIEAYVDTGEPMDKAGGYGIQDLGSTLIQRVNGDYFNVIGFPLHLFAKEVLRLFPE from the exons ATGATGTTGCAGCCAATTCTTAACTCGTTAAACTCGAAATGCATCGTTCTTGCAAGTACATCGCCAAGAAGAAAATTGCTGTTAGAAAATATT GGACTTAAATTCAAAGTTATACCTTCCAAATTTGAGGAGAATCTTAGCAAGGAAAGTTTCTGTTCTCCACTGGATTATGTAGCCGAGACAGCCAAACAGAAAACATTGGATGTCGTGCACAGGCTTTATTCATCTGAG GTTCCTCCGCCAGATCTTATTATAGGAGCAGACACAATTGTGACGCTTGGCAATGAGATATTTGAGAAACCCAATTCACGTGAGCATGCCGTGGAAGTGCTGACAAG GTTGAGTGGATCTTCCCATGAAGTTATAACCTCTGTAGTCCTGGTAACACAAAGTCCTGCAG AGCCAAAATACAGTATAGTTCAGTTTCACTCACAGACTGAAGTGGTCATGGGAGATTTGTCGCAGAGGGTCATTGAAGCCTATGTCGACACAGGAGAGCCCAT GGACAAGGCTGGGGGCTATGGGATACAAGACTTAGGAAGCACGCTTATACAACGGGTTAATGGTGACTACTTCAACGTCATAGGATTCCCTTTACATCTATTTGCCAAAGAGGTTCTACGCTTATTTCCAGAGTAG
- the LOC127876029 gene encoding brain tumor protein-like isoform X1: protein MDFQVSALKLIELHDIDVKAMKLCSKTYNDFWDRYWSLDIDTLFQESSSDRSTPDSNMASPTPSQSDTVTTASNSSDSEMESAGNPNLRCTVCNETFSIPKVLSCFHTFCQSCLEKSQEIPDKITCPDCHQDTFLNANGLSGLLPDYAVSNLLEKTALVTSALHCTGCKSKDTNAVARCFDCANFLCANCVMAHQFMHCFEGHRVSSLTDLRNNKENGKMGKPLYCPRHKQEELKFYCKTCSIPICKECTMFEHGRGHDCQFLSDAGDKQIAQMHLIEQDAKMKVCELKTCAKSIDHIASRLQVQYHKAQNDINDTYNFYRAMLDERKSESLKELDQAFNSKQLLINNLGLKIQEHIDKLYCGTEFVDKITKFATTPEALMFKNIVEQRFQNLFNFSPDTDNESYHDIEFISNFQAIQTGVRNTFGYVREGPSDVSHIIAKPQQPIARPNGVVNTTINSISPPPITLSNSHMNGMNGSLNGHLFDPVPTIEPKDFVTTTSFGTNPAFENNLLFPTTDTFTTNGDTNLYEKWSSGGLDIFQNGIDVFSTSTYPLMDITSKLISTNLYPPKSQIKRQKMIYHCKFGEFGVMEGQFTEPSGVAVNAQNDIVVADTNNHRIQIFDKEGRFKFQFGECGKRDGQLLYPNRVAAVKTSGDIIVTERSPTHQIQVYNQYGQFVRKFGANILQHPRGVAIDNKGRIIIVECKVMRVIIFDQYGNTLHKFGCSKHLEFPNGVVVNDKEEIFISDNRAHCVKVFNYTGQYLRQIGGEGITNYPIGVGINSQGEILVADNHNNFNLTIFTQDGQLINALESKVKHAQCFDVALMDDGSVVLASKDYRLYIYRYAQIPSLGM from the exons ATGGATTTCCAAGTGAGTGCGTTAAAACTGATCGAGCTTCATGACATTGACGTGAAGGCCATGAAGTTGTGTTCCAAGACATATAATGACTTCTGGGACAGATATTGGAGTCTAGACATTGACACACTTTTTCAAG AATCATCATCAGATAGAAGTACGCCTGATTCCAATATGGCTTCACCGACTCCATCCCAGAGTGACACGGTGACCACCGCCTCCAACTCCTCCGATTCCGAGATGGAGTCGGCCGGCAACCCGAACCTACGCTGCACAGTCTGCAACGAAACCTTCTCAATACCCAAAGTATTAAGCTGCTTCCACACGTTCTGCCAATCGTGCCTGGAGAAAAGTCAAGAGATCCCGGACAAGATCACGTGCCCTGACTGCCACCAGGACACGTTCCTCAACGCCAATGGCCTAAGCGGCTTGCTGCCCGACTATGCAGTTAGTAATCTTCTGGAGAAGACTGCCCTTGTCACCAGTGCCTTACACTGTACCGGATGTAAAAGCAAAGACACAAATGCAGTCGCTCGGTGCTTTGATTGCGCAAACTTCTTGTGTGCAAACTGCGTAATGGCACACCAGTTTATGCATTGTTTCGAGGGCCACCGCGTGAGCAGCCTGACGGACCTGAGGAACAACAAGGAGAACGGCAAGATGGGTAAGCCGCTGTACTGCCCTCGCCACAAGCAGGAGGAGCTTAAGTTCTACTGCAAGACCTGTTCCATCCCGATCTGTAAGGAGTGTACGATGTTTGAGCATGGCAGAGGTCACGACTGTCAGTTCCTGTCTGATGCAGGAGACAAACAGATCGCCCAGATGCACTTGATTGAGCAGGACGCCAAGATGAAAGTTTGCGAACTGAAAACCTGCGCTAAGAGCATCGATCACATTGCCAGCCGACTTCAGGTCCAGTACCACAAGGCCCAGAATGACATTAACGATACATACAATTTCTATCGGGCCATGCTGGACGAAAGAAAGTCTGAATCGTTGAAAGAACTTGACCAGGCCTTCAACAGTAAGCAGCTTCTAATCAACAATCTGGGATTGAAGATTCAGGAACACATTGACAAGCTGTATTGTGGGACTGAATTTGTGGACAAAATAACGAAATTCGCCACAACCCCAGAGGCATTAATGTTTAAGAACATCGTAGAACAGCGGTTCCAAAATTTGTTCAACTTCTCTCCCGACACCGATAATGAAAGCTACCACGACATTGAGTTCATATCCAACTTCCAGGCGATTCAGACGGGAGTTAGGAACACGTTTGGCTATGTTCGAGAAGGGCCCAGCGACGTCTCACATATCATTGCTAAACCTCAACAGCCGATTGCTCGACCTAATGGAGTGGTCAACACCACCATAAACTCCATTAGCCCTCCACCAATCACGCTCAGTAATTCGCACATGAATGGCATGAATGGCTCGCTCAATGGTCATCTTTTTGACCCAGTTCCAACCATTGAACCCAAAGACTTTGTGACGACCACCAGTTTTGGCACCAACCCCGCCTTTGAGAACAATCTCTTATTTCCAACTACTGACACCTTCACGACAAACGGTGATACCAACCTGTATGAGAAATGGTCAAGTGGCGGTCTTGATATTTTCCAGAATGGAATTGATGTGTTCTCGACCAGCACCTATCCTCTGATGGATATCACAAGCAAACTGATTTCAACCAACCTGTACCCACCGAAGTCTCAGATAAAGCGCCAGAAGATGATCTACCACTGCAAGTTTGGAGAGTTTGGAGTCATGGAGGGTCAGTTTACAGAACCAAGCGGTGTGGCCGTCAATGCTCAGAATGACATCGTCGTAGCCGACACCAACAACCACAGGATTCAGATCTTCGACAAGGAGGGAAGATTCAAATTCCAGTTTGGTGAATGTGGCAAGCGAGATGGGCAGTTATTGTATCCGAACCGTGTGGCTGCAGTAAAGACCTCGGGGGATATCATTGTTACAGAGAGAAGTCCTACTCACCAAATTCAGGTTTACAATCAGTATGGACAGTTTGTCCGAAAATTCGGGGCCAATATCTTGCAGCATCCACGAGGCGTTGCTATCGACAACAAAGGCAGGATCATAATAGTAGAGTGCAAAGTGATGAGGGTCATCATTTTCGATCAGTACGGCAACACGTTGCACAAGTTCGGCTGCTCAAAGCACCTGGAGTTTCCCAACGGAGTCGTTGTGAACGACAAAGAAGAGATCTTCATAAGTGATAATCGCGCCCACTGCGTGAAGGTGTTCAACTACACCGGACAGTACCTTCGCCAGATTGGTGGTGAAGGCATCACAAATTACCCGATTGGCGTCGGCATCAACAGCCAAGGCGAGATCCTCGTGGCGGACAACCACAACAACTTCAATCTCACAATATTCACCCAGGACGGGCAGCTGATCAATGCCCTCGAGAGCAAGGTGAAGCACGCCCAATGTTTCGATGTGGCTCTCATGGACGACGGGTCTGTGGTGCTTGCCAGTAAAGACTACCGCCTTTACATTTACAGATATGCACAAATTCCGAGCCTTGGGATGTAG
- the LOC127876029 gene encoding brain tumor protein-like isoform X3, which yields MSSEGNIFITATSYKSSSDRSTPDSNMASPTPSQSDTVTTASNSSDSEMESAGNPNLRCTVCNETFSIPKVLSCFHTFCQSCLEKSQEIPDKITCPDCHQDTFLNANGLSGLLPDYAVSNLLEKTALVTSALHCTGCKSKDTNAVARCFDCANFLCANCVMAHQFMHCFEGHRVSSLTDLRNNKENGKMGKPLYCPRHKQEELKFYCKTCSIPICKECTMFEHGRGHDCQFLSDAGDKQIAQMHLIEQDAKMKVCELKTCAKSIDHIASRLQVQYHKAQNDINDTYNFYRAMLDERKSESLKELDQAFNSKQLLINNLGLKIQEHIDKLYCGTEFVDKITKFATTPEALMFKNIVEQRFQNLFNFSPDTDNESYHDIEFISNFQAIQTGVRNTFGYVREGPSDVSHIIAKPQQPIARPNGVVNTTINSISPPPITLSNSHMNGMNGSLNGHLFDPVPTIEPKDFVTTTSFGTNPAFENNLLFPTTDTFTTNGDTNLYEKWSSGGLDIFQNGIDVFSTSTYPLMDITSKLISTNLYPPKSQIKRQKMIYHCKFGEFGVMEGQFTEPSGVAVNAQNDIVVADTNNHRIQIFDKEGRFKFQFGECGKRDGQLLYPNRVAAVKTSGDIIVTERSPTHQIQVYNQYGQFVRKFGANILQHPRGVAIDNKGRIIIVECKVMRVIIFDQYGNTLHKFGCSKHLEFPNGVVVNDKEEIFISDNRAHCVKVFNYTGQYLRQIGGEGITNYPIGVGINSQGEILVADNHNNFNLTIFTQDGQLINALESKVKHAQCFDVALMDDGSVVLASKDYRLYIYRYAQIPSLGM from the coding sequence AATCATCATCAGATAGAAGTACGCCTGATTCCAATATGGCTTCACCGACTCCATCCCAGAGTGACACGGTGACCACCGCCTCCAACTCCTCCGATTCCGAGATGGAGTCGGCCGGCAACCCGAACCTACGCTGCACAGTCTGCAACGAAACCTTCTCAATACCCAAAGTATTAAGCTGCTTCCACACGTTCTGCCAATCGTGCCTGGAGAAAAGTCAAGAGATCCCGGACAAGATCACGTGCCCTGACTGCCACCAGGACACGTTCCTCAACGCCAATGGCCTAAGCGGCTTGCTGCCCGACTATGCAGTTAGTAATCTTCTGGAGAAGACTGCCCTTGTCACCAGTGCCTTACACTGTACCGGATGTAAAAGCAAAGACACAAATGCAGTCGCTCGGTGCTTTGATTGCGCAAACTTCTTGTGTGCAAACTGCGTAATGGCACACCAGTTTATGCATTGTTTCGAGGGCCACCGCGTGAGCAGCCTGACGGACCTGAGGAACAACAAGGAGAACGGCAAGATGGGTAAGCCGCTGTACTGCCCTCGCCACAAGCAGGAGGAGCTTAAGTTCTACTGCAAGACCTGTTCCATCCCGATCTGTAAGGAGTGTACGATGTTTGAGCATGGCAGAGGTCACGACTGTCAGTTCCTGTCTGATGCAGGAGACAAACAGATCGCCCAGATGCACTTGATTGAGCAGGACGCCAAGATGAAAGTTTGCGAACTGAAAACCTGCGCTAAGAGCATCGATCACATTGCCAGCCGACTTCAGGTCCAGTACCACAAGGCCCAGAATGACATTAACGATACATACAATTTCTATCGGGCCATGCTGGACGAAAGAAAGTCTGAATCGTTGAAAGAACTTGACCAGGCCTTCAACAGTAAGCAGCTTCTAATCAACAATCTGGGATTGAAGATTCAGGAACACATTGACAAGCTGTATTGTGGGACTGAATTTGTGGACAAAATAACGAAATTCGCCACAACCCCAGAGGCATTAATGTTTAAGAACATCGTAGAACAGCGGTTCCAAAATTTGTTCAACTTCTCTCCCGACACCGATAATGAAAGCTACCACGACATTGAGTTCATATCCAACTTCCAGGCGATTCAGACGGGAGTTAGGAACACGTTTGGCTATGTTCGAGAAGGGCCCAGCGACGTCTCACATATCATTGCTAAACCTCAACAGCCGATTGCTCGACCTAATGGAGTGGTCAACACCACCATAAACTCCATTAGCCCTCCACCAATCACGCTCAGTAATTCGCACATGAATGGCATGAATGGCTCGCTCAATGGTCATCTTTTTGACCCAGTTCCAACCATTGAACCCAAAGACTTTGTGACGACCACCAGTTTTGGCACCAACCCCGCCTTTGAGAACAATCTCTTATTTCCAACTACTGACACCTTCACGACAAACGGTGATACCAACCTGTATGAGAAATGGTCAAGTGGCGGTCTTGATATTTTCCAGAATGGAATTGATGTGTTCTCGACCAGCACCTATCCTCTGATGGATATCACAAGCAAACTGATTTCAACCAACCTGTACCCACCGAAGTCTCAGATAAAGCGCCAGAAGATGATCTACCACTGCAAGTTTGGAGAGTTTGGAGTCATGGAGGGTCAGTTTACAGAACCAAGCGGTGTGGCCGTCAATGCTCAGAATGACATCGTCGTAGCCGACACCAACAACCACAGGATTCAGATCTTCGACAAGGAGGGAAGATTCAAATTCCAGTTTGGTGAATGTGGCAAGCGAGATGGGCAGTTATTGTATCCGAACCGTGTGGCTGCAGTAAAGACCTCGGGGGATATCATTGTTACAGAGAGAAGTCCTACTCACCAAATTCAGGTTTACAATCAGTATGGACAGTTTGTCCGAAAATTCGGGGCCAATATCTTGCAGCATCCACGAGGCGTTGCTATCGACAACAAAGGCAGGATCATAATAGTAGAGTGCAAAGTGATGAGGGTCATCATTTTCGATCAGTACGGCAACACGTTGCACAAGTTCGGCTGCTCAAAGCACCTGGAGTTTCCCAACGGAGTCGTTGTGAACGACAAAGAAGAGATCTTCATAAGTGATAATCGCGCCCACTGCGTGAAGGTGTTCAACTACACCGGACAGTACCTTCGCCAGATTGGTGGTGAAGGCATCACAAATTACCCGATTGGCGTCGGCATCAACAGCCAAGGCGAGATCCTCGTGGCGGACAACCACAACAACTTCAATCTCACAATATTCACCCAGGACGGGCAGCTGATCAATGCCCTCGAGAGCAAGGTGAAGCACGCCCAATGTTTCGATGTGGCTCTCATGGACGACGGGTCTGTGGTGCTTGCCAGTAAAGACTACCGCCTTTACATTTACAGATATGCACAAATTCCGAGCCTTGGGATGTAG
- the LOC127876029 gene encoding brain tumor protein-like isoform X2 yields MLDLFIANVMRPFALCESSSDRSTPDSNMASPTPSQSDTVTTASNSSDSEMESAGNPNLRCTVCNETFSIPKVLSCFHTFCQSCLEKSQEIPDKITCPDCHQDTFLNANGLSGLLPDYAVSNLLEKTALVTSALHCTGCKSKDTNAVARCFDCANFLCANCVMAHQFMHCFEGHRVSSLTDLRNNKENGKMGKPLYCPRHKQEELKFYCKTCSIPICKECTMFEHGRGHDCQFLSDAGDKQIAQMHLIEQDAKMKVCELKTCAKSIDHIASRLQVQYHKAQNDINDTYNFYRAMLDERKSESLKELDQAFNSKQLLINNLGLKIQEHIDKLYCGTEFVDKITKFATTPEALMFKNIVEQRFQNLFNFSPDTDNESYHDIEFISNFQAIQTGVRNTFGYVREGPSDVSHIIAKPQQPIARPNGVVNTTINSISPPPITLSNSHMNGMNGSLNGHLFDPVPTIEPKDFVTTTSFGTNPAFENNLLFPTTDTFTTNGDTNLYEKWSSGGLDIFQNGIDVFSTSTYPLMDITSKLISTNLYPPKSQIKRQKMIYHCKFGEFGVMEGQFTEPSGVAVNAQNDIVVADTNNHRIQIFDKEGRFKFQFGECGKRDGQLLYPNRVAAVKTSGDIIVTERSPTHQIQVYNQYGQFVRKFGANILQHPRGVAIDNKGRIIIVECKVMRVIIFDQYGNTLHKFGCSKHLEFPNGVVVNDKEEIFISDNRAHCVKVFNYTGQYLRQIGGEGITNYPIGVGINSQGEILVADNHNNFNLTIFTQDGQLINALESKVKHAQCFDVALMDDGSVVLASKDYRLYIYRYAQIPSLGM; encoded by the coding sequence AATCATCATCAGATAGAAGTACGCCTGATTCCAATATGGCTTCACCGACTCCATCCCAGAGTGACACGGTGACCACCGCCTCCAACTCCTCCGATTCCGAGATGGAGTCGGCCGGCAACCCGAACCTACGCTGCACAGTCTGCAACGAAACCTTCTCAATACCCAAAGTATTAAGCTGCTTCCACACGTTCTGCCAATCGTGCCTGGAGAAAAGTCAAGAGATCCCGGACAAGATCACGTGCCCTGACTGCCACCAGGACACGTTCCTCAACGCCAATGGCCTAAGCGGCTTGCTGCCCGACTATGCAGTTAGTAATCTTCTGGAGAAGACTGCCCTTGTCACCAGTGCCTTACACTGTACCGGATGTAAAAGCAAAGACACAAATGCAGTCGCTCGGTGCTTTGATTGCGCAAACTTCTTGTGTGCAAACTGCGTAATGGCACACCAGTTTATGCATTGTTTCGAGGGCCACCGCGTGAGCAGCCTGACGGACCTGAGGAACAACAAGGAGAACGGCAAGATGGGTAAGCCGCTGTACTGCCCTCGCCACAAGCAGGAGGAGCTTAAGTTCTACTGCAAGACCTGTTCCATCCCGATCTGTAAGGAGTGTACGATGTTTGAGCATGGCAGAGGTCACGACTGTCAGTTCCTGTCTGATGCAGGAGACAAACAGATCGCCCAGATGCACTTGATTGAGCAGGACGCCAAGATGAAAGTTTGCGAACTGAAAACCTGCGCTAAGAGCATCGATCACATTGCCAGCCGACTTCAGGTCCAGTACCACAAGGCCCAGAATGACATTAACGATACATACAATTTCTATCGGGCCATGCTGGACGAAAGAAAGTCTGAATCGTTGAAAGAACTTGACCAGGCCTTCAACAGTAAGCAGCTTCTAATCAACAATCTGGGATTGAAGATTCAGGAACACATTGACAAGCTGTATTGTGGGACTGAATTTGTGGACAAAATAACGAAATTCGCCACAACCCCAGAGGCATTAATGTTTAAGAACATCGTAGAACAGCGGTTCCAAAATTTGTTCAACTTCTCTCCCGACACCGATAATGAAAGCTACCACGACATTGAGTTCATATCCAACTTCCAGGCGATTCAGACGGGAGTTAGGAACACGTTTGGCTATGTTCGAGAAGGGCCCAGCGACGTCTCACATATCATTGCTAAACCTCAACAGCCGATTGCTCGACCTAATGGAGTGGTCAACACCACCATAAACTCCATTAGCCCTCCACCAATCACGCTCAGTAATTCGCACATGAATGGCATGAATGGCTCGCTCAATGGTCATCTTTTTGACCCAGTTCCAACCATTGAACCCAAAGACTTTGTGACGACCACCAGTTTTGGCACCAACCCCGCCTTTGAGAACAATCTCTTATTTCCAACTACTGACACCTTCACGACAAACGGTGATACCAACCTGTATGAGAAATGGTCAAGTGGCGGTCTTGATATTTTCCAGAATGGAATTGATGTGTTCTCGACCAGCACCTATCCTCTGATGGATATCACAAGCAAACTGATTTCAACCAACCTGTACCCACCGAAGTCTCAGATAAAGCGCCAGAAGATGATCTACCACTGCAAGTTTGGAGAGTTTGGAGTCATGGAGGGTCAGTTTACAGAACCAAGCGGTGTGGCCGTCAATGCTCAGAATGACATCGTCGTAGCCGACACCAACAACCACAGGATTCAGATCTTCGACAAGGAGGGAAGATTCAAATTCCAGTTTGGTGAATGTGGCAAGCGAGATGGGCAGTTATTGTATCCGAACCGTGTGGCTGCAGTAAAGACCTCGGGGGATATCATTGTTACAGAGAGAAGTCCTACTCACCAAATTCAGGTTTACAATCAGTATGGACAGTTTGTCCGAAAATTCGGGGCCAATATCTTGCAGCATCCACGAGGCGTTGCTATCGACAACAAAGGCAGGATCATAATAGTAGAGTGCAAAGTGATGAGGGTCATCATTTTCGATCAGTACGGCAACACGTTGCACAAGTTCGGCTGCTCAAAGCACCTGGAGTTTCCCAACGGAGTCGTTGTGAACGACAAAGAAGAGATCTTCATAAGTGATAATCGCGCCCACTGCGTGAAGGTGTTCAACTACACCGGACAGTACCTTCGCCAGATTGGTGGTGAAGGCATCACAAATTACCCGATTGGCGTCGGCATCAACAGCCAAGGCGAGATCCTCGTGGCGGACAACCACAACAACTTCAATCTCACAATATTCACCCAGGACGGGCAGCTGATCAATGCCCTCGAGAGCAAGGTGAAGCACGCCCAATGTTTCGATGTGGCTCTCATGGACGACGGGTCTGTGGTGCTTGCCAGTAAAGACTACCGCCTTTACATTTACAGATATGCACAAATTCCGAGCCTTGGGATGTAG